One Nitrospinota bacterium genomic window, GAGGCTGAGAAAATTATCAGGGATATCTATAGAAAAAATGGTGTCAATTTTATTCTCAATTCAAAACTGGTTGGAGGGGAAAGGAAAAAAGAAAATCGACTGATTTTAAAACTTCAAAACGGAAATAAAATCAGGACTGATTTATTTATTATTTCTGTGGGAATGAAACCTGCTGTAGATTTTTTAAAAAATAGTAATATTAGAGTAAATAAAGGTATCATAGTCGATAGAATGATGCGAACAAATTACAATAATATTTTTGCCGCTGGAGATGTGACGGAGGCAAGGGATTTTTTTTCAAAAAAGAAGGTCTTAAGTCATATTATTCCATCAGCTATTTATCAGGGCAGAATTGCAGGTTTGAACATGGCGGGTGGAAATGAAACATATAGTGGCAATATATCAATGAATATATTCAGTTTCTTTGGAAATGAGGCCTTATCAATAGGTGATGTATTTGTTAATGGTCGAAATATTAAGATAGTTAAGAAGGTTCAAACAAGTAAAAATAGATTTTATAAGTTAGTCTTGAAAGACAACTGCTTAATCGGCGCTGTTTTGATTAATGTAAATATTAAACCAGGTATACTTCTTAATCTTATAAAGAGAAGAATTGATCTCTCCCCTTGGCTAGAGTCGGTGGGAACAGGCTTCTTTAACTTTGGAAAGGTTTTTCAAAAAGCGATTGGTAAAATGGATTAATGGGGTTAAGCTCTTCATAACCCTTTTTTGATATTAATAATCTTATCCACTACATCATTAGCATTCTTTCCTATAACCCTAATCATTGCCTCTTTTTCATGACCTCCCAAATCATAGATAATGTCTGGAACTGACCCAAATCTTTTTATTGCTGTTTCTGTACCCCATTCTAAAGACGAACCTTCTTTTGTCTTGATTCTTTTTGGTTCTTCCTTTCTATTGAAGCTCGATATCTTCATCCGCAGTCTTTTACAAGTATTGATAGCTTCTTTAGAATAACAGATGTTCATTACTGCCCTTTTTTCAGGATCGTATTTTAAAACCGTAAGAATAATATTAGCCACATGTCTTGAGGCTCCGAACCGAGGA contains:
- a CDS encoding FAD-dependent oxidoreductase; translated protein: MRKNTKYIVIGNGIAGISAIEGIRNRDTQCNITVISQEPFLAYSPTSLPYLIEGKITEDKIFIRNKEFYKKNRARLILNKRALGINPFNKEVFLSGGKNLTYDSLLIATGAEPIIPNLYGLSRCDYFVLKTLKDARRLKNEVLVNGHVVMSGGGLIGIELAYILRSQGFEVTVIEEKERILSFYFDDEAEKIIRDIYRKNGVNFILNSKLVGGERKKENRLILKLQNGNKIRTDLFIISVGMKPAVDFLKNSNIRVNKGIIVDRMMRTNYNNIFAAGDVTEARDFFSKKKVLSHIIPSAIYQGRIAGLNMAGGNETYSGNISMNIFSFFGNEALSIGDVFVNGRNIKIVKKVQTSKNRFYKLVLKDNCLIGAVLINVNIKPGILLNLIKRRIDLSPWLESVGTGFFNFGKVFQKAIGKMD